One stretch of Halobacillus litoralis DNA includes these proteins:
- a CDS encoding LolA family protein, producing MQRRFLILLFSLFVLGALTACGSQSKEDVVKKLEKQSEEMAGYKTEANMKMRTGKEEQKYNIQVWHKKDDFYRVKLQNDQDEKGSQIILKNDSGVYVLTPALNKSFKFQSEWPQNTSQPYLYASLLNDIKADPDAEFNASENYFVFKTKTNYQNNKTLPFHEIYFDKKTYHPVMVKVFDQDMNALVEVQFANFSKDDSMKKEDFDVDKNMAMAPTEAPVANMEGEELEEVLYPQETFGAELADEREVKTEDGKRFIMTYAGDKDFTLVQEKAEVQAASAQYSVQVNGEPVQLWDGVFAAFEHNRLEWNHNGTTYQLASNELTQDEMVAVASSINTAAMVK from the coding sequence ATGCAAAGACGTTTTCTGATCCTGTTGTTCAGCCTGTTCGTCTTAGGTGCTTTGACAGCTTGTGGCTCACAGTCGAAAGAAGATGTCGTCAAAAAGCTTGAAAAACAGTCGGAAGAAATGGCTGGATATAAGACCGAAGCGAATATGAAGATGCGTACAGGGAAGGAAGAACAGAAATACAACATTCAAGTGTGGCATAAAAAAGATGATTTTTACCGCGTGAAACTTCAAAATGATCAGGATGAAAAAGGAAGCCAGATCATCTTGAAAAATGACAGCGGCGTATATGTTTTGACACCTGCCTTGAACAAGAGCTTCAAGTTCCAAAGCGAATGGCCTCAAAACACAAGCCAGCCTTATCTTTATGCTTCGCTCTTGAATGATATCAAAGCGGATCCGGATGCAGAATTCAATGCTTCCGAAAACTACTTTGTATTCAAGACGAAGACAAACTATCAAAATAATAAGACCCTGCCGTTCCATGAAATTTATTTTGATAAGAAGACGTACCATCCTGTTATGGTGAAAGTGTTCGATCAGGACATGAATGCTCTTGTAGAAGTTCAATTTGCTAACTTCTCGAAAGACGATTCAATGAAGAAAGAAGACTTTGATGTCGATAAGAACATGGCCATGGCTCCGACAGAAGCCCCCGTTGCGAACATGGAAGGGGAAGAGCTTGAAGAGGTCCTCTACCCACAAGAGACGTTCGGTGCTGAACTTGCAGACGAACGTGAAGTGAAGACCGAAGATGGAAAACGATTCATTATGACCTATGCAGGTGATAAGGATTTCACATTGGTTCAGGAAAAAGCGGAAGTTCAAGCGGCAAGCGCTCAATATTCTGTACAGGTGAATGGTGAACCTGTCCAGCTTTGGGATGGAGTTTTTGCAGCCTTCGAACACAACCGTTTGGAATGGAATCATAATGGAACGACCTATCAACTCGCAAGCAACGAACTGACACAGGATGAAATGGTTGCTGTCGCAAGCTCGATCAACACGGCTGCGATGGTGAAATAA
- a CDS encoding NAD(P)H-hydrate dehydratase: MPGSVAMTAKAALRSGAGLIAVSTDPEAIPSISPYVQEATFVEGKEGGQVPDLEGYDGIAVGMGLGRTATQKTVVERLVHEKETPLLVDADGLYLLEGLLPELEKREAPTVLTPHPGEFAHLTGLSIKEVLNSPFSHSKEFAEKHGVYLVLKGPSTIITGPDGEQRVDISGNAGLAKGGSGDVLSGILLSMLMQVEVMDALSNGCFLHGMTADLLVQDGHSKVDLLASDVIEGLSRTFRTFSS; the protein is encoded by the coding sequence ATGCCTGGTTCTGTAGCGATGACAGCGAAAGCAGCTTTGCGAAGCGGAGCAGGCTTGATTGCGGTATCCACGGATCCTGAAGCGATCCCTTCGATATCTCCCTATGTGCAGGAAGCAACTTTTGTAGAAGGAAAAGAGGGAGGACAAGTCCCTGATCTGGAAGGGTACGATGGCATCGCTGTCGGTATGGGGTTAGGTCGAACCGCTACGCAGAAAACGGTGGTGGAGCGGCTGGTTCATGAAAAAGAAACCCCGTTACTCGTGGATGCCGATGGGTTGTACCTTTTAGAAGGTCTCCTTCCAGAGTTGGAAAAGAGGGAAGCTCCAACCGTATTAACACCTCATCCTGGTGAGTTTGCCCACTTGACGGGCCTCTCCATCAAAGAGGTCTTAAACTCTCCTTTTTCCCATTCAAAAGAATTCGCTGAAAAGCACGGTGTGTACCTCGTTCTGAAAGGACCTTCGACGATCATTACAGGTCCTGATGGTGAACAGCGGGTGGATATCTCAGGCAATGCAGGCCTCGCCAAAGGTGGGAGCGGTGATGTTCTCTCTGGTATTCTGCTAAGCATGCTGATGCAGGTAGAAGTGATGGATGCTTTAAGCAATGGCTGTTTCCTTCATGGAATGACGGCTGATTTACTCGTGCAGGATGGACATTCGAAGGTTGACCTACTCGCCTCTGACGTCATTGAAGGTTTATCCCGGACGTTCCGTACATTTTCTTCTTGA
- a CDS encoding NAD(P)H-hydrate epimerase: MDIVTAQEMYERDRVAMEAAGLDGKMLMENAGRAVTYDLLRHIQKEHAIVVLIGAGNNGGDGFVIARTLLNLGYDVEAWQVVPDAKITGDAEAHKRIFQASGHPYRLLKSSEDLNTSLCRADVCIDAMLGIGVNGRLREPYADVVRLCNEKSILRLAVDLPSGVPADEGGEGVEAFQAHYTSIIEAPKQSAFLQHTQPYYGEWSVVEIGLPPKRLPDYRRRLWGEADVKRTLPDRAAHSHKRVARKRVDHRRVSLDAWFCSDDSESSFAKRSRLDCGIHGS; this comes from the coding sequence TTGGATATTGTTACCGCACAAGAAATGTACGAACGGGATCGAGTGGCCATGGAAGCCGCTGGACTAGATGGGAAGATGCTCATGGAGAATGCAGGGAGAGCGGTTACGTATGACTTGCTCCGCCACATTCAAAAAGAGCATGCGATTGTCGTCCTGATAGGTGCTGGCAATAATGGCGGGGATGGATTCGTCATTGCTAGGACGTTGTTGAACCTTGGATACGATGTGGAGGCTTGGCAAGTCGTTCCGGACGCAAAGATCACTGGAGATGCAGAAGCACACAAGAGGATATTCCAAGCTTCTGGTCACCCGTACAGACTATTGAAGAGTTCGGAAGACTTGAATACTTCTCTATGTCGTGCAGATGTATGCATCGATGCGATGCTTGGGATCGGAGTGAACGGGCGGCTGAGAGAGCCCTACGCGGATGTTGTCCGTCTCTGTAACGAGAAATCAATCCTGAGGCTTGCTGTCGATCTGCCTTCGGGTGTTCCGGCTGATGAAGGTGGAGAGGGTGTTGAGGCTTTTCAAGCCCATTACACCTCGATCATCGAAGCGCCGAAGCAGAGTGCCTTTTTGCAGCACACACAGCCATACTACGGCGAATGGTCGGTCGTGGAAATCGGGCTCCCACCCAAACGACTTCCTGATTACCGAAGGAGGCTTTGGGGTGAAGCTGATGTAAAAAGGACCTTGCCTGATCGGGCTGCTCATTCGCATAAAAGGGTCGCACGGAAAAGGGTTGATCATAGGAGGGTCTCGCTTGATGCCTGGTTCTGTAGCGATGACAGCGAAAGCAGCTTTGCGAAGCGGAGCAGGCTTGATTGCGGTATCCACGGATCCTGA
- the acpS gene encoding holo-ACP synthase, translating to MIKGIGVDIIELDRIKQSIKRRERFVQRILTEEEHHRYEMLNEKRKVEYLAGRFAAKEAFAKATGTGIGKLGFHDVEILSNETTGAPMMRAKGYDRYHLWVSISHSSEHAIAQVVLEE from the coding sequence GTGATTAAAGGCATCGGTGTAGATATTATTGAATTGGATCGTATTAAACAAAGTATAAAGCGAAGAGAGCGCTTTGTTCAACGAATACTGACTGAAGAGGAACATCATCGGTACGAAATGTTGAATGAGAAAAGAAAGGTGGAGTACTTGGCTGGGCGGTTCGCAGCGAAAGAAGCTTTTGCGAAAGCGACAGGTACAGGAATCGGCAAGCTTGGTTTCCATGATGTTGAAATATTATCAAATGAAACGACGGGTGCCCCTATGATGAGGGCGAAAGGCTACGACCGCTATCATCTGTGGGTGTCGATCAGTCATAGTTCGGAGCATGCCATTGCTCAGGTGGTTTTGGAAGAGTGA
- a CDS encoding rhomboid family intramembrane serine protease translates to MFVRTESFKEFLRFYPIVSFLVGLHFVLWLLMDFLQLGFAVELKEWGIGMNALVLNGEYWRLVTPIFLHGDFTHALFNSFSLVLFGPALEQMLGKGKFILMYLFAGIIGNLGTFIVNPDAYYWHLGASGAIFGIFGVYLFMVMNRKQLIDTANSQIILAIFAIGLFMTFARPNINIFGHLFGLIGGFAIAPAILKNARRYSLWQVRTRHSRSDSDDISFNPNRWQKRRYGGKNAGKYILWGIIIFLALFALVNRM, encoded by the coding sequence ATGTTTGTACGAACGGAGAGTTTCAAAGAATTTTTACGATTTTATCCGATTGTTTCATTTCTCGTCGGCCTTCATTTCGTCTTATGGCTGTTGATGGATTTTCTTCAGCTGGGTTTTGCGGTTGAATTGAAGGAATGGGGCATTGGAATGAATGCCCTGGTTTTGAACGGCGAGTATTGGCGCCTTGTCACTCCGATTTTCTTACACGGAGATTTCACCCACGCCCTGTTCAACTCCTTTTCCCTCGTCCTCTTCGGACCAGCCCTTGAGCAGATGTTAGGAAAAGGAAAGTTTATATTGATGTATTTATTTGCCGGCATCATCGGAAACCTCGGCACATTTATCGTTAATCCAGATGCCTATTATTGGCACCTCGGAGCCTCAGGAGCTATCTTCGGTATCTTCGGGGTTTACCTATTTATGGTCATGAACCGGAAACAGTTGATCGATACAGCCAATTCGCAAATCATTCTTGCCATTTTTGCTATCGGTTTATTTATGACTTTTGCACGGCCAAACATTAATATTTTCGGTCACTTATTCGGACTGATTGGTGGGTTCGCCATTGCCCCCGCTATCCTGAAAAATGCACGCCGCTACTCTTTATGGCAAGTACGCACCCGTCATTCGCGTTCCGACAGTGATGACATTTCTTTCAATCCGAATCGATGGCAGAAAAGAAGATATGGAGGAAAGAACGCAGGGAAGTACATTCTCTGGGGAATCATTATTTTTCTGGCTTTGTTCGCCCTTGTAAACCGCATGTAA
- a CDS encoding DEAD/DEAH box helicase: protein MTTFQSLGLSKPILKSLDVMGFEETTPIQEQTIPLGLEGKDVIGQAQTGTGKTAAFGIPMLEKINKQVKAVQGLVIAPTRELAIQVAEELNRLGKGKGIRVLPIYGGSNMERQIRALKNNHIVVATPGRLLDHIRRKTIKLEDVHTAVLDEADEMLNMGFIEDIRDILKALPEERQTLLFSATMPKEIRDIATTLMNNPEEVKVKAKEMTVENIEQFFVEIPEKHKFDTLTRLLDIHDPALAIVFGRTKRRVDEVADGLQARGFSAEGIHGDLTQGKRMSTLNKFKRGRIEILVATDVAARGLDISDVSHVYNFDIPQDPESYVHRIGRTGRAGRKGKSISFVTPREKDQLHLIEKLTKKKVERLKVPSSEEAARGQQKVAVEKLAETITNNDLKNYKQAANELLEQYESTDLIAAALKMMTKERSEVPVRLSSVQPISVKNAQRDKSKKKGGYRKGGGGKRNFNSKNKSRNRNFSGKGGSKRGNYQNKGRS from the coding sequence GTGACAACATTTCAATCACTAGGATTATCAAAACCTATCCTAAAATCATTAGACGTTATGGGTTTTGAAGAAACAACACCAATACAAGAACAGACGATCCCTCTAGGACTAGAAGGGAAAGATGTCATTGGTCAAGCTCAGACAGGTACGGGAAAAACGGCTGCATTCGGTATTCCGATGCTCGAAAAAATCAACAAGCAAGTGAAAGCCGTTCAAGGACTTGTCATCGCCCCGACAAGGGAATTGGCTATTCAAGTAGCAGAGGAGCTTAACCGATTAGGTAAAGGAAAAGGCATTCGTGTCCTGCCAATTTACGGTGGATCGAACATGGAGCGTCAAATCCGCGCCCTGAAAAACAACCATATCGTCGTAGCAACACCAGGACGTTTGCTCGACCACATCCGTCGTAAAACAATCAAGCTGGAAGATGTTCACACAGCTGTACTTGATGAAGCGGATGAAATGCTCAACATGGGCTTTATCGAGGATATCCGTGATATTCTGAAGGCACTTCCTGAAGAGCGCCAGACTTTGCTTTTCTCAGCAACAATGCCGAAAGAAATCCGCGATATTGCTACAACATTGATGAACAACCCGGAAGAAGTGAAAGTCAAAGCGAAAGAAATGACGGTTGAAAACATCGAGCAGTTCTTCGTTGAGATTCCGGAAAAACACAAATTCGATACCCTGACGCGTTTGCTGGATATCCATGATCCTGCCTTGGCGATCGTCTTCGGTCGTACCAAACGTCGTGTCGACGAGGTAGCCGACGGTCTTCAAGCACGAGGATTCAGTGCGGAAGGCATTCATGGTGACTTGACACAAGGAAAGCGTATGTCCACATTGAACAAGTTCAAACGCGGACGCATCGAGATCCTTGTTGCAACAGACGTTGCCGCACGTGGTTTGGACATTTCCGATGTATCTCACGTGTACAACTTTGACATTCCGCAGGATCCAGAGAGCTACGTTCACCGTATTGGACGTACTGGACGTGCCGGTCGTAAAGGGAAATCCATTTCTTTCGTCACACCTCGTGAAAAAGATCAGCTTCACCTGATTGAAAAACTTACGAAGAAGAAAGTGGAACGTCTGAAAGTACCTTCTTCTGAAGAGGCGGCTCGCGGTCAGCAAAAAGTGGCTGTCGAGAAGCTGGCAGAAACAATCACAAACAACGACTTGAAAAACTACAAACAGGCAGCTAATGAACTGCTTGAACAGTATGAGTCAACAGACCTTATAGCGGCTGCGCTGAAAATGATGACAAAAGAGCGCAGTGAAGTACCTGTTCGTTTGTCCTCTGTTCAACCAATCAGTGTGAAGAACGCTCAGCGTGATAAGAGCAAGAAAAAAGGTGGCTACCGCAAAGGTGGAGGCGGCAAGCGCAACTTCAACAGCAAGAATAAATCCCGCAACCGCAACTTCAGCGGCAAAGGCGGAAGCAAGCGCGGCAATTACCAGAACAAGGGCCGCAGCTAA
- a CDS encoding DMT family transporter, whose translation MEKPPVQPYIILFIGVLSISTSAIFVKLAGDAPAAMIAFYRLAIAVGIMAPYVLWKHFDEIKQTNKKDWILAILSGVFLAFHFILWFESLSYTTVASSVVLVALQPVFAFMGTYLFFKERFTIGAILSLIITLTGSVIIGWGDFQISGTALFGDLLALLGAVTVTGYFLLGQNLRKRQSIMTYTFIAYGMAAGTLLLYNLALGYSFTGYDGDQWLIFLGLAIIPTFFGHTLFNWTLKWLSTSTISMAVLVEPVGASILAYWILDEGISWTQWLGGSIVIFGLMMFILSTMKKVKPKFTHETERR comes from the coding sequence TTGGAAAAGCCTCCAGTTCAACCATATATAATTTTGTTCATTGGCGTCCTTTCCATTTCCACTTCCGCGATTTTCGTCAAGCTCGCCGGAGATGCGCCAGCTGCGATGATCGCTTTTTACCGCCTGGCCATTGCAGTCGGAATAATGGCTCCTTATGTATTATGGAAACATTTCGATGAAATAAAACAAACGAATAAAAAAGATTGGATACTCGCGATATTATCGGGTGTATTCCTCGCCTTCCACTTTATTTTATGGTTTGAGTCATTGAGTTATACAACCGTGGCCAGTTCTGTCGTCCTCGTCGCTCTCCAGCCGGTTTTTGCTTTTATGGGGACCTATCTCTTCTTCAAAGAGCGATTCACCATCGGAGCCATACTCAGTCTTATCATCACATTGACTGGGAGCGTAATCATCGGGTGGGGCGACTTTCAAATCAGCGGTACGGCTTTGTTCGGTGATCTGCTTGCCCTTCTTGGTGCTGTTACCGTCACCGGTTATTTCCTGCTTGGTCAGAACTTACGCAAACGTCAGTCCATCATGACCTATACGTTCATCGCTTATGGGATGGCAGCGGGCACACTTCTTCTCTATAACCTGGCGCTCGGTTATTCATTTACCGGTTACGACGGTGATCAGTGGCTTATCTTTTTAGGTCTGGCGATCATCCCGACCTTCTTCGGTCATACGCTGTTCAACTGGACATTAAAGTGGCTCAGCACCTCAACGATTTCCATGGCTGTACTTGTCGAACCGGTCGGGGCTTCTATTTTAGCCTATTGGATTTTGGATGAGGGAATCTCTTGGACGCAATGGCTCGGGGGATCGATTGTGATTTTCGGGCTGATGATGTTCATTCTGAGTACGATGAAAAAGGTAAAACCCAAATTCACTCATGAAACAGAACGTCGATAG
- a CDS encoding DegV family protein, which yields MTIQLIIDGGGDLPLGMMEKHSIHYVPLNLHFGDEHYKTGETIDLPTFYEKLKQSEELPRSSSPSPNDFYEKYKQMDADDEILVLALTQGLSSTYESAVMGRDMLLEEEPNRKIAVLNTKTASCGIALLVHEATARMEEGYDFEELVSHMEERIEKTTTLFILKTLENVIKGGRLDKVKGAIAKTLSIKLLMKASDEEGSVEVTEKVRGNKKSLRRFVEQIGEYASNLEDRVIAMSHCNDEERGKKVMNSIKERYNFKDSLFMETGPLISTYAGEGGLVIAFFKD from the coding sequence ATGACGATACAACTGATCATAGATGGAGGCGGAGATCTGCCTCTTGGAATGATGGAAAAACACAGCATCCACTATGTCCCATTAAACTTACACTTCGGAGATGAACATTATAAGACCGGTGAAACGATCGATCTGCCTACCTTTTACGAAAAATTAAAGCAGTCCGAGGAACTCCCTCGTTCTTCTTCTCCAAGCCCGAATGATTTCTATGAAAAATACAAACAAATGGACGCAGATGACGAAATTCTCGTGCTTGCCCTCACTCAAGGATTGAGCAGCACATATGAGAGTGCTGTCATGGGAAGAGACATGCTCCTTGAGGAAGAACCGAATCGTAAAATCGCTGTCCTCAATACAAAAACAGCTTCCTGTGGTATAGCATTGCTGGTGCATGAAGCAACAGCACGCATGGAAGAAGGATACGACTTCGAGGAGCTCGTCTCCCATATGGAGGAGCGAATTGAGAAGACTACGACGCTCTTCATATTGAAGACGTTAGAAAATGTCATCAAAGGCGGACGACTTGATAAAGTCAAAGGCGCCATCGCCAAAACATTGAGTATCAAACTCCTCATGAAAGCGAGCGATGAGGAAGGCTCAGTGGAAGTCACTGAAAAAGTACGCGGCAACAAGAAATCTTTGCGCCGCTTCGTTGAACAAATCGGTGAGTATGCGTCCAACCTTGAAGACCGAGTCATTGCGATGTCCCACTGTAACGATGAGGAACGAGGGAAGAAAGTAATGAATTCAATCAAAGAACGGTATAATTTCAAAGACTCTCTCTTTATGGAGACCGGCCCCCTAATTTCCACGTATGCAGGTGAAGGCGGGCTCGTCATCGCATTCTTTAAAGACTAA
- a CDS encoding MFS transporter: protein MNNNRGQPIQTPFYYGWVVVVIAGLSVFFSGPGQTYSISIFIDYYIEDFEYSRSLVSGIYSAATLVAGITLFMMGRFIDRFGQRAMMVTIGSCLAFALFWNAFLVGPIMMFFGFFMIRLFGQGSMTLIPNTLVPQWFIRRRGRALSIMAIGGFASSALLPPLNTWLIEFFGWRVTWGLWGCALLVLFVPMAFIFVRNKPEHIGEVPDGTPKPVKGEEMKNPNVEVNEKSWTLKEAMATRAFWFILFCVIVPALVNTAVTFHMVSIMDLRGLDTGVAAMVLTLMAVVGFPVTFVSGYLVDRFKVHYILAITFFGHILTLIILLFTNSWWMAVAFGVFWGFVNGFERIVLNIVWPNYFGREHLGSIKGLAQTVMVVGSALGPLPFGLFFDWLGGYHEVILLTILFPVTAGVLALLSPQPKYEDYHT, encoded by the coding sequence ATGAATAATAATCGTGGACAACCCATCCAGACACCTTTTTATTATGGATGGGTTGTTGTTGTGATTGCAGGCTTGAGTGTATTCTTTTCAGGACCTGGTCAAACCTATTCCATCTCCATTTTTATTGATTATTACATAGAAGATTTCGAGTATTCACGGTCGTTGGTCTCTGGGATTTATTCAGCGGCGACATTGGTAGCGGGGATCACATTATTTATGATGGGGCGCTTCATTGATCGTTTCGGGCAGCGGGCGATGATGGTTACGATAGGTTCCTGTTTAGCATTCGCTTTGTTTTGGAATGCTTTTCTGGTCGGGCCGATTATGATGTTTTTCGGTTTCTTTATGATTCGTTTATTTGGGCAGGGGTCGATGACGTTGATTCCGAACACTCTTGTGCCCCAATGGTTCATAAGGAGAAGGGGGCGAGCGCTCAGCATTATGGCGATCGGTGGATTTGCCAGTTCAGCTTTGCTGCCACCGCTGAATACATGGCTGATTGAATTTTTTGGCTGGAGGGTGACCTGGGGCTTATGGGGATGCGCACTGTTGGTTCTTTTTGTTCCAATGGCCTTCATCTTCGTCCGCAACAAACCTGAGCACATCGGGGAAGTGCCGGACGGGACACCGAAACCGGTCAAAGGAGAAGAAATGAAAAACCCGAACGTTGAGGTCAATGAAAAGAGTTGGACATTGAAAGAGGCCATGGCGACGAGAGCCTTTTGGTTTATTTTGTTTTGTGTCATCGTCCCGGCTCTCGTAAACACGGCGGTAACCTTCCATATGGTATCAATCATGGATTTAAGAGGACTGGATACAGGGGTAGCAGCAATGGTACTGACTTTAATGGCCGTTGTTGGGTTTCCTGTTACATTTGTCAGTGGTTATCTGGTTGATCGTTTCAAGGTGCATTATATTTTGGCCATCACGTTCTTTGGCCACATCTTAACGTTGATCATCCTTTTGTTCACAAATTCATGGTGGATGGCGGTTGCTTTTGGTGTATTCTGGGGCTTTGTCAATGGCTTTGAGCGAATCGTATTGAATATCGTCTGGCCGAATTATTTTGGACGGGAACATCTTGGTAGTATCAAAGGACTTGCCCAAACAGTCATGGTGGTAGGATCAGCGCTTGGTCCACTGCCGTTCGGTTTGTTCTTTGACTGGCTGGGAGGTTACCATGAAGTCATTCTGCTGACGATTCTCTTCCCTGTGACAGCAGGTGTTCTTGCGTTATTGTCACCTCAACCAAAATATGAGGATTATCACACATAA
- a CDS encoding alpha/beta hydrolase: MSIGCLCIHGYTGSPDEVQPLVDFLEARTDWEIANPTLPGHGEDLDLEGHYYQEWIATAELALLDLMKRHDTIYIIGFSMGGMIAAYLTAKYHLDRLVLLSAAGKYVSLPQMYKDILGMVADAWNGVLADNELFLRYQKKMKDTYLFSTFEFMKCVQFTRPYLQQVRCPVLIIQGELDGMVPKKAALYLEEEIPSEEKEVIFLKKSKHLICHGDDSDELFDKVMDFVSQP, encoded by the coding sequence ATGAGTATCGGGTGTTTATGTATTCACGGATACACAGGGAGTCCGGATGAAGTCCAGCCCCTCGTCGACTTTCTGGAAGCACGGACGGATTGGGAAATTGCCAATCCTACGCTTCCGGGGCACGGGGAGGACTTGGACCTTGAAGGACACTATTATCAAGAATGGATTGCTACAGCAGAGCTCGCTCTGCTGGACCTCATGAAAAGACACGACACTATTTACATTATCGGCTTTTCCATGGGGGGAATGATCGCTGCCTACTTAACTGCGAAGTATCATTTGGATCGTTTGGTCCTTCTATCGGCGGCCGGGAAATATGTCAGTCTCCCGCAGATGTATAAAGATATTCTTGGAATGGTCGCGGATGCCTGGAACGGTGTGCTTGCGGATAATGAGCTTTTTCTCAGGTACCAGAAAAAAATGAAGGATACGTACCTTTTTTCTACTTTCGAATTTATGAAGTGCGTGCAATTCACACGGCCTTATTTACAGCAGGTCCGCTGTCCTGTGCTCATCATTCAAGGCGAGCTGGATGGAATGGTGCCAAAGAAAGCAGCTTTGTATTTGGAGGAAGAAATTCCGTCAGAAGAAAAAGAGGTCATTTTCTTGAAAAAGTCGAAGCACTTGATTTGTCATGGGGATGACAGCGACGAATTATTTGATAAAGTGATGGATTTTGTAAGTCAACCATAG
- a CDS encoding YppG family protein: MYPYNPYYYYNNGWYRYPASLPYDQVNYQQMSNNQGNVWGYAPYNQAMYGFQNPYMNSYDYTGYTETGNQNSSFNVGNMSKGVMSYFQKEDGQIDFDKMMSTTGQVVKTVKDVSPIVKGIGTFVKGIK; the protein is encoded by the coding sequence ATGTACCCATATAATCCTTACTATTATTATAATAATGGCTGGTATCGGTATCCTGCCAGTCTTCCTTACGATCAGGTGAATTATCAGCAAATGTCCAATAACCAGGGAAATGTCTGGGGGTATGCCCCGTACAATCAAGCCATGTATGGATTCCAAAATCCATATATGAATAGTTACGACTATACAGGTTATACTGAGACCGGGAATCAGAATTCTTCATTCAACGTCGGTAACATGTCCAAAGGTGTCATGAGTTATTTTCAAAAAGAAGACGGCCAGATTGACTTCGATAAAATGATGTCGACCACCGGTCAGGTTGTAAAGACCGTAAAGGATGTCAGTCCAATTGTTAAAGGGATCGGGACATTCGTTAAAGGCATCAAGTAA
- a CDS encoding glutaredoxin family protein, producing the protein MGNPEVIVYTSRNCHYCEKVLGTLEDWEIDYEERNVSENRDHFRELQRNNIYGTPAVFIDGEKILGYQERKMKQKLRIKENPQYIRADSMNFS; encoded by the coding sequence TTGGGTAACCCGGAAGTGATCGTGTACACAAGTCGGAACTGTCACTATTGTGAGAAGGTACTAGGAACATTGGAAGATTGGGAAATTGATTATGAAGAGCGGAATGTATCAGAGAACCGTGACCATTTCAGAGAACTGCAAAGAAACAACATTTACGGTACACCCGCTGTATTTATAGATGGAGAAAAAATTCTCGGTTATCAAGAACGTAAAATGAAACAGAAGCTGAGAATAAAAGAAAATCCTCAGTATATAAGGGCTGACTCCATGAACTTTTCCTAA
- a CDS encoding SDR family oxidoreductase → MKVLVIGANGKVGKHIVDKLVETEHTPYAMVRKKDQISQFEEKGVETIHADLMRDFEHAFKGMDAVIFAAGSGPDTGADMTIVIDQEGAIKAAEHAEANGVKRYMMLSSIGADRAEEAPDDFKFYLYAKRRADEYLKSTDLDYTIVRPGGLTNDAGTGKVTLQERTDQGEIPREDVAATLVHLLSVEGSIHQSYDLISGDTPIEEL, encoded by the coding sequence ATGAAAGTTCTCGTTATTGGAGCTAATGGAAAAGTAGGAAAACACATAGTCGATAAACTCGTAGAAACCGAACACACCCCCTATGCAATGGTTCGTAAGAAAGATCAGATTTCTCAATTTGAAGAAAAAGGCGTTGAAACGATACATGCGGATTTGATGAGGGACTTTGAACATGCTTTCAAAGGAATGGATGCCGTCATCTTCGCGGCAGGGTCCGGGCCTGATACAGGCGCAGACATGACCATTGTCATCGACCAGGAAGGGGCAATCAAGGCAGCGGAGCATGCAGAAGCCAATGGCGTGAAGCGGTACATGATGTTAAGTTCCATCGGAGCAGACCGTGCAGAAGAAGCGCCCGACGACTTCAAGTTTTATCTTTATGCGAAACGACGTGCGGATGAATACTTGAAGAGTACCGATTTGGATTATACGATTGTCCGTCCCGGCGGTTTGACCAACGATGCAGGCACAGGGAAGGTGACGTTGCAGGAACGTACAGATCAAGGAGAGATTCCACGAGAAGATGTTGCTGCAACACTTGTCCATCTTCTCTCTGTAGAAGGTTCCATCCACCAAAGCTACGACCTCATCAGTGGCGACACCCCAATTGAAGAACTATAA